The proteins below come from a single Streptomyces spongiicola genomic window:
- a CDS encoding O-methyltransferase has protein sequence MSEQQWNAVDAYFTDLLVPEDDALTAAVAASDAAGMPQIAVAPNQGKLLHLLALTQGATRILEIGTLGGYSTIWLGRALPADGRLVSLEYDAEHADVARANLTRAGLDKNVEVRVGPALDSLAALESEGTAPFDFTFIDADKANNPHYVEWSVKLSRPGSVIVVDNVVRDGSVLDATSEDPAVVGTRRMFEVVSDHPRLTATAFQTVGARGYDGLLLARVTG, from the coding sequence ATGTCTGAACAGCAATGGAACGCCGTGGACGCCTACTTCACCGACCTGCTGGTTCCTGAGGACGACGCGCTGACGGCCGCGGTCGCCGCGAGCGACGCCGCCGGGATGCCGCAGATCGCCGTCGCACCCAATCAGGGGAAGCTGCTGCACCTGCTGGCCCTCACCCAGGGCGCGACGAGGATCCTCGAGATCGGCACGCTCGGGGGCTACAGCACCATCTGGCTCGGCCGGGCCCTGCCCGCCGACGGGCGGCTCGTCTCCCTCGAGTACGACGCCGAGCACGCGGACGTGGCCCGCGCCAACCTCACCCGCGCGGGGCTCGACAAGAACGTGGAGGTGCGGGTCGGCCCCGCGCTCGACAGCCTGGCCGCGCTGGAGTCCGAGGGCACGGCCCCGTTCGACTTCACCTTCATCGATGCCGACAAGGCCAACAACCCGCACTATGTGGAGTGGTCGGTGAAGCTGTCCCGCCCGGGCAGCGTCATCGTCGTGGACAACGTCGTACGAGACGGCTCGGTCCTCGACGCGACCAGCGAGGACCCCGCCGTCGTGGGCACCCGCCGGATGTTCGAGGTGGTCTCGGACCATCCGCGGCTCACGGCGACCGCCTTCCAGACGGTGGGCGCGCGGGGGTACGACGGCCTGCTGCTGGCCCGCGTCACGGGCTGA
- a CDS encoding antibiotic biosynthesis monooxygenase family protein, giving the protein MSVVKINVLTVPAAQRESLEQRFAARAGAVESSDGFEWFELLRPLEGTDDYLVYTRWRSEEDFQNWMSGPMQAAHRGEGGGSGGSGGSGGSGGSGEGERPKPAATGSTLWSFEVVQQASPKQG; this is encoded by the coding sequence ATGAGCGTCGTGAAGATCAATGTGCTGACCGTCCCCGCCGCGCAGCGGGAGTCCCTGGAGCAGCGGTTCGCCGCGCGAGCGGGGGCCGTGGAGTCCTCGGACGGCTTCGAGTGGTTCGAGCTGCTCCGCCCGCTGGAGGGCACCGACGACTACCTCGTCTACACCCGCTGGCGCAGCGAGGAGGACTTCCAGAACTGGATGTCCGGCCCGATGCAGGCCGCCCACCGGGGCGAGGGCGGCGGGAGCGGCGGGAGCGGCGGGAGCGGCGGGAGCGGCGGGAGCGGCGAAGGTGAACGCCCGAAGCCCGCGGCGACGGGTTCGACCCTGTGGTCCTTCGAGGTGGTCCAGCAGGCATCGCCGAAGCAGGGCTGA
- a CDS encoding helix-turn-helix domain-containing protein: MTHVNVLDPGASPLDYYGYELRRYREAAGLTQKQLGAVINYTGSLVGQIETARKLPTQEFSERTDAALGTDGLLTRLLGLVLRSQLPAWFQQVAELEARATEICTFQTHMVHGLLQSPSYARAVLGAVDRGNLDDRTAVRLARQRILGKEEPPVLWAILGEAALRQSIGGPAVMREQLARLLSFADDLRVNVQILPFRAGAHAGLTGSFTVYRFGSDPAILYPEGYGKGHPTANPATVGDCSLRYDHLQATALSLTDSTELIRRTMEERYGEQQL, translated from the coding sequence GTGACGCATGTCAACGTCCTCGACCCGGGCGCCTCGCCGCTCGACTACTACGGCTACGAACTCCGCCGCTACCGCGAGGCGGCGGGGCTCACCCAGAAGCAACTGGGCGCCGTCATCAACTACACCGGCTCGCTGGTGGGGCAGATCGAGACGGCGCGGAAGCTGCCGACGCAGGAGTTCAGCGAGCGCACGGACGCGGCCCTGGGCACGGACGGGCTGCTGACCCGGCTGCTGGGGCTGGTGCTGCGCAGCCAGTTGCCCGCGTGGTTCCAACAGGTGGCGGAGTTGGAGGCGCGGGCGACGGAGATCTGCACCTTCCAGACCCATATGGTGCACGGGCTGCTCCAGTCGCCGTCGTACGCGCGGGCGGTGCTCGGGGCCGTGGACCGGGGGAATCTGGACGACCGTACGGCCGTCCGGCTGGCGCGGCAGCGCATCCTCGGCAAGGAGGAGCCGCCGGTGCTCTGGGCGATCCTGGGGGAGGCGGCCCTGCGCCAGTCGATCGGCGGGCCCGCGGTGATGCGGGAGCAACTGGCGCGGCTGCTGTCCTTCGCCGACGACCTCCGGGTGAACGTCCAGATCCTGCCGTTCCGGGCCGGGGCCCACGCGGGACTGACAGGCTCGTTCACCGTCTACCGCTTTGGGAGCGACCCGGCCATCCTCTACCCCGAGGGATATGGGAAGGGCCATCCGACGGCCAACCCGGCCACGGTCGGGGACTGTTCACTCCGTTACGATCACCTCCAGGCCACCGCCCTGTCCCTCACGGACTCGACGGAACTCATCCGGCGCACGATGGAGGAACGCTATGGGGAGCAGCAGCTCTGA
- a CDS encoding DUF397 domain-containing protein, whose protein sequence is MGSSSSDPTGARWRTSSYSSDQGGECVECLPLGGAVWRTSSYSGDQGGDCVACAPLGGAVWRTSRHSSDQGGDCVEVAETPQLVAVRDSKVPAGDVLHFPAGVFAAFVRTL, encoded by the coding sequence ATGGGGAGCAGCAGCTCTGATCCGACCGGTGCCCGCTGGCGCACGTCCAGCTACAGCAGCGACCAGGGCGGCGAGTGTGTCGAGTGCTTGCCGCTCGGCGGCGCCGTGTGGCGTACGTCCAGCTACAGCGGCGACCAGGGCGGCGATTGCGTCGCGTGCGCCCCGCTCGGCGGCGCCGTATGGCGCACGTCCCGTCACAGCAGTGACCAGGGCGGCGACTGCGTCGAGGTCGCCGAGACCCCGCAACTCGTAGCCGTGCGCGACTCCAAGGTCCCGGCGGGGGACGTGCTGCACTTCCCGGCCGGCGTGTTCGCCGCCTTCGTGCGGACGCTCTGA
- a CDS encoding ATP-binding protein, with translation MIDDIAPAPGPASQYGMRFTVGDHSARHVRRILRHYLALWGLPELADDASLALTELLGNVHDHVPGRRCGLLIERGPSGLRVEVRDECPALPVPRRAAPGEESGRGLALLDAVVHKWGVSRTGGPGKTVWFECRAPGAGPGAGPGIAPPAPLGAPAPGQAR, from the coding sequence GTGATCGACGACATCGCCCCCGCCCCGGGGCCCGCCTCCCAGTACGGCATGCGCTTCACCGTCGGGGACCACTCGGCCCGCCATGTGCGCCGCATCCTCCGCCACTACCTCGCCCTGTGGGGCCTGCCGGAACTGGCCGACGACGCGTCACTCGCCCTGACCGAACTGCTCGGCAACGTCCACGACCACGTCCCCGGCCGCCGCTGCGGGCTGCTCATCGAGCGCGGCCCGTCCGGCCTCCGGGTGGAGGTCAGGGACGAGTGCCCCGCGCTGCCCGTGCCGCGCCGGGCCGCACCCGGCGAGGAGTCGGGGCGGGGACTGGCGCTGCTGGACGCGGTGGTGCACAAGTGGGGCGTGTCGCGTACGGGCGGGCCCGGCAAGACCGTCTGGTTCGAGTGCCGCGCCCCGGGCGCGGGGCCCGGCGCCGGGCCGGGCATCGCGCCGCCGGCGCCCCTCGGAGCGCCGGCACCCGGACAGGCCCGCTGA